In a genomic window of Phragmites australis chromosome 14, lpPhrAust1.1, whole genome shotgun sequence:
- the LOC133891473 gene encoding cytosolic sulfotransferase 5-like: MAASATPGQFGPVPFKDVDDGSVPKHTPKEEFGDLVSALPRRQQSILQLRLYQGFWLLAHRVPGTVVFQRRFAPRPDDVVLASYPKCGTTWLKALAFAAAARGTYPPASEEHPLRRLNPHDCIPFIDEIFTAGEETKLDMLPSPRLMNTHLPYTLLPEPVTAGGCKVVYICRDPKDMVVSLWHFLRRAQPDLSFADTFESVCDGTVVVGPVWDHVLSYWRASVTHQDKVLFLKYEDMLRDTGANVRRLAKFMGQPFSAAEEGAGAVASIVELCSFDKMKGLEVNKAGTVEAYFAMPRDAFFRKGVAGDWANHMTPEMATRLDEIMREKFRGTGLTFT, from the coding sequence ATGGCCGCCTCCGCCACGCCGGGTCAGTTCGGCCCTGTCCCGTTCAAGGACGTCGACGACGGCTCAGTCCCGAAGCACACTCCCAAGGAGGAGTTCGGCGACCTCGTCTCCGCGCTGCCGCGCAGGCAGCAGTCCATCCTTCAGCTGCGCCTTTACCAAGGCTTCTGGCTGCTGGCGCACCGGGTGCCTGGCACCGTCGTCTTTCAGCGCCGCTTTGCACCGCGCCCCGACGACGTGGTCCTCGCCAGCTATCCCAAATGCGGCACCACGTGGCTCAAGGCTCTGGCcttcgccgccgcggcgcgcggcACGTACCCGCCCGCCAGCGAAGAGCACCCGCTCCGCCGGCTCAACCCGCACGACTGCATCCCGTTCATCGACGAGATCTTTACCGCCGGGGAGGAGACCAAGCTTGACATGCTCCCGTCACCGCGCCTCATGAACACTCACCTGCCGTACACCCTGCTCCCCGAGCCGGTCACTGCCGGTGGCTGCAAGGTCGTATACATCTGCAGGGACCCCAAGGACATGGTCGTCTCGCTGTGGCACTTCCTTCGGCGTGCCCAGCCGGACCTCTCGTTCGCCGACACGTTCGAGTCCGTCTGCGACGGCACGGTGGTGGTCGGCCCGGTCTGGGACCACGTCCTCTCTTACTGGCGCGCGAGTGTCACGCACCAGGACAAAGTGCTCTTCCTGAAGTACGAGGACATGCTGCGAGACACGGGCGCGAACGTGCGAAGGCTGGCCAAGTTTATGGGACAGCCGTTCTCGGCCGCCGAAGagggcgccggcgccgtcgcgAGCATCGTGGAGCTGTGCAGCTTCGACAAGATGAAGGGGCTGGAGGTGAACAAGGCTGGCACCGTGGAGGCATACTTCGCCATGCCGCGCGACGCCTTCTTCAGGAAGGGGGTCGCCGGAGACTGGGCGAACCACATGACTCCGGAGATGGCGACGCGGCTGGACGAGATCATGCGTGAGAAGTTTCGTGGAACAGGGCTCACCTTCACATAA